Proteins encoded within one genomic window of Rossellomorea vietnamensis:
- a CDS encoding DUF2711 domain-containing protein, translating into MSKVRVLPKPHLYAVCADADIPIKEFYRDAFEEVFIFFHPFIKPLSIDFELFNPDTYPGKREIVNTCEKMTWNEFLDISGLSNLAEVDIGLRSIILGLNKKYENKTLANRIIHICEEKKIVFPSEGLLPELVIEDVLRAMEKEGYEWIWCGDEFCTERKLEYMDDVINDDGIILHRDCRNLFTHDQKILVTTHWDSHFSMICGERKMIKRIVESADLEGFFCDEETEIYWSLKEGAVERWKYDKRKAEADPRTISEEKKGGPCE; encoded by the coding sequence ATGTCTAAGGTAAGAGTATTACCCAAACCACATCTATATGCGGTGTGTGCAGATGCTGACATACCGATTAAAGAGTTCTATAGAGATGCATTTGAAGAGGTATTCATCTTCTTCCATCCATTTATTAAACCTCTTAGCATCGACTTTGAACTATTTAATCCAGATACCTACCCAGGGAAAAGGGAGATTGTGAATACTTGTGAAAAAATGACGTGGAACGAGTTTCTCGACATATCCGGATTATCGAATTTGGCAGAGGTTGATATCGGACTTAGGAGTATCATCCTTGGACTTAATAAGAAATATGAAAATAAAACTCTGGCCAACCGTATCATCCACATATGCGAGGAGAAAAAGATTGTGTTTCCTTCAGAGGGGCTTTTACCTGAGCTTGTCATCGAGGATGTACTTCGTGCCATGGAAAAAGAAGGCTATGAATGGATATGGTGCGGAGATGAGTTTTGCACAGAAAGAAAGCTTGAATACATGGACGATGTCATAAACGATGATGGTATCATCCTTCACCGGGACTGTCGAAATCTCTTCACACACGATCAAAAAATTCTTGTGACCACTCATTGGGACAGTCATTTTTCCATGATATGCGGTGAAAGGAAAATGATAAAGAGAATCGTTGAATCAGCTGATCTGGAAGGGTTCTTCTGCGATGAAGAGACTGAGATCTATTGGAGTCTCAAGGAAGGTGCTGTGGAAAGGTGGAAATATGACAAACGAAAAGCAGAAGCGGATCCAAGAACTATATCGGAAGAAAAAAAGGGAGGGCCATGCGAATAA
- a CDS encoding GNAT family N-acetyltransferase, which yields MKADIIPFAPKYAEETVAMWRESKERAIGQKEKHSVESHIYFLTQILPEEFEIDLALIDGKVVGMAAYNGTEINQLYIHVDYQGFGIGQMLLDKVKAKSRGSLTLYTFEVNENAQRFYEKNGFVVIGRGHENEENLPDIQYEWRRT from the coding sequence ATGAAAGCAGATATCATTCCCTTTGCCCCGAAGTATGCCGAAGAAACGGTGGCTATGTGGAGGGAAAGCAAAGAAAGAGCCATTGGACAGAAGGAAAAGCATAGTGTGGAAAGCCACATCTACTTTTTAACCCAAATCCTGCCTGAAGAGTTTGAAATTGATTTGGCATTGATAGACGGAAAAGTCGTTGGGATGGCCGCGTATAATGGAACGGAAATCAATCAGCTTTACATTCACGTTGATTATCAAGGATTCGGAATCGGTCAGATGTTGCTGGATAAAGTGAAAGCGAAGTCCAGGGGAAGTTTGACTCTTTATACCTTTGAAGTGAATGAGAACGCCCAAAGGTTTTATGAAAAGAACGGGTTTGTGGTGATCGGCAGAGGTCACGAAAATGAGGAGAATCTGCCGGATATTCAGTATGAATGGAGACGGACATGA
- a CDS encoding acyl-CoA thioesterase — translation MPNKKHPKESLVVSTDQVMINDLNNYNTLFGGVLMKKLDNNATLSARRHARVKECVTASTDSIDFLYPIHQSDSVCVESFVSYVGNKSMEIFCKVIAEDMITGERRMAATAFLTFVALDENKNPVKVPEIVPETEEERFLFESGKERAERRRVRRKQSKILNDIIGLEKPWNMGGEAS, via the coding sequence ATGCCAAATAAGAAGCATCCGAAAGAGAGTCTGGTCGTCAGTACGGACCAGGTCATGATCAATGATTTAAACAACTACAATACCCTGTTCGGTGGGGTTTTGATGAAGAAGCTTGATAATAATGCGACGCTATCCGCCAGACGTCATGCACGGGTGAAGGAATGTGTGACGGCGTCAACGGATTCCATCGACTTCCTGTATCCGATCCATCAAAGCGATTCCGTTTGCGTCGAATCTTTCGTTTCCTATGTGGGGAATAAATCGATGGAAATCTTCTGCAAAGTGATTGCCGAAGATATGATCACAGGTGAAAGACGAATGGCAGCGACCGCTTTCCTAACCTTTGTTGCACTTGATGAAAATAAAAATCCCGTCAAGGTACCGGAAATCGTACCAGAAACAGAAGAAGAAAGATTCCTGTTCGAATCAGGAAAAGAACGTGCGGAAAGAAGAAGGGTCCGCCGCAAGCAGAGTAAGATCCTGAATGACATCATTGGACTCGAGAAACCTTGGAACATGGGAGGGGAGGCATCATGA
- the cidR gene encoding cidABC operon transcriptional activator CidR, with product MDIRHLKYFIEVTRFKSFTRAADHLFVTQPTISKMIRNLEDELGVELFDRSRKQLVLTDAGRAILTQAQTIDKAFENVQHELDDLIGLQRGHIRIGLPPIMDAGQFIKVLGEFHALYPGITFQLIENGTKRIEEDILADQLDVGVGVLPAAEEDFHHFSFMREELRVVVPRTHRLAGRKQVKLMELEDEQLILFNKDFALNDRIREACKEAGFLPKVVSESSQWDFIGKMIEAKLGISILPYSVYEQLKEDLVSIRVVKPVIEWDLAIIWRKNQYLSYATKEWLTFTQERLMGGISD from the coding sequence TCACCTGTTTGTGACGCAGCCGACGATCAGTAAGATGATCCGGAACTTGGAGGATGAGCTAGGAGTTGAGCTGTTCGACCGTTCCCGGAAGCAGCTTGTGCTGACGGACGCGGGGCGGGCGATTTTGACCCAGGCTCAGACGATCGATAAGGCGTTCGAGAATGTCCAGCATGAGCTTGATGACCTGATCGGGTTGCAGCGGGGGCATATCCGCATCGGTTTGCCGCCGATCATGGATGCGGGGCAGTTCATCAAGGTTCTGGGGGAATTCCATGCGCTCTATCCGGGCATCACGTTCCAGCTGATCGAGAACGGGACGAAGCGGATTGAAGAGGATATTCTTGCCGATCAACTTGATGTCGGCGTCGGGGTGCTGCCTGCCGCTGAGGAGGATTTTCATCATTTTTCCTTTATGAGGGAAGAACTCCGGGTTGTGGTGCCAAGGACGCACCGGTTAGCGGGCAGGAAGCAGGTGAAATTAATGGAGCTCGAGGATGAACAGCTCATTCTTTTTAACAAGGACTTCGCGTTGAATGACCGGATCCGTGAGGCGTGTAAAGAAGCTGGATTTCTTCCGAAAGTGGTATCAGAAAGCTCTCAATGGGATTTTATCGGTAAAATGATCGAGGCTAAGCTTGGGATTTCAATCCTGCCTTATAGCGTCTATGAACAGTTGAAGGAGGATTTGGTATCCATCCGGGTCGTTAAACCTGTCATCGAATGGGACCTCGCCATCATTTGGAGGAAAAATCAATACTTATCGTATGCCACGAAAGAGTGGCTCACCTTTACCCAGGAACGATTAATGGGGGGCATTTCCGACTGA